The DNA sequence GCCCAATGATTTGATTCGCTAAGTGATCGTTGTACTATTTATTTCCATGTTATCCCTGAATTATGGGCGCCACTTATTAGCCTGCTAGGGCATGTAGCCGACCTTTCAAGAATCCTGTCGCTCGTTCTTCAGGTGAGAAGATTAACCGCTTCAAAACCATGTGTAGCCTTCTGGTATATCAGACTGGCCTCAGTCGCAAGAAACGGATTCTGTTGAGGTACTGACGCCTCTGCAAGtcaaaaaaaagaaattacaGCCGCGCTGGCTGAGTATTTACCTCTCATGTTTGAACTTACGTTTCCTTTCGATGGACGTATAATGACACCCCTCGCTCCGTTACCGTTCCTCTGGTCCCTTAGCGTGATAGATGATGCACCAACCGAAATTGCAGGGGTTCTCTGAAAGGCGATTGAGAGGTGTTTCCAAATGAGTCTCAATAGACGGCTAAGATTCCTTGAATTCAAAGACTTGGAACCTAGCTTTTGACAGTCCTTTGTGACGTTGCTATAAAGTTGGGCCGCTTGGAAGTAGAGTGTTGAGCCCACACCTCCAACCCCATGTTGCTTCCGTTCAACATGTACGACTTTCCGCCTCTCACGTACAATGCTACTGATTCCGGTATTGGTGATGAGCAGCCGAACTATAGTCGTCTCATGTGTCAGGACATGTTCAATGACCAAAACATCTCAGTTACTGCTATCGACGATATCGATGGGACAGGAGGCACGTCGCAGACAGCCCATCCGCCTTCACGCGATGCAGCCGAACTGGGCCAGGGTGATCGTTACGGACTTCAGGTGACTGGTAGCACTACGTATGACCACGATTCTAGGTAGGTTTGTCGTATCCAGTTATTTCGCATTATCTAACAATCTTTAAAGCCTTGCTGGCCTAATACACCCTGAGTCTACAGAGTAAGTTCCCTTCAGCGCTTTTCTTATGAACAAGAGCGACTAATCCCTACAAGCCAGCTAATTTTGCGGAAGTTACTACAGATGGAGGCCACGGTAAACAAGCTCGAACAGGCGAGAAAAGAGGGCGTAGACAAGACACTTAACGAAAGAATAAACATATTGGCCGAAAGGCTAGATAAAATGGACGTCAGGGTCAATGCCTTTGCAGggattgttgatgagctgCTTGACCTGCCAGACAAGGTCGAAAATCTCTCAAAATGGATGAATGACTTGGGAAACACCTTCCagagggagaaagagtgGATGAATAACTTAATGTCAGGGATAGATGACGCCTGCAAGAGGTTTCGCTACCTAATCTTCGGCTTATCCCAGCCGCGCGGTCGAAACAGGCTTGGGAATGGGCATGACAAGGAGCAGGAAAATGAAGGGTGACACGGtattgatggccttggcaTTTGGCGAAATACAGGAATGGCATGTTTTGTTTACAGATGAAATACGCTGTAGTTGAGCCTTTATCTGCATGAATTTCATGTATCCAGCAAAACAGTAGCGTACAACTCATTGGCATGAAAGAATTACCCGTAATGGTACTAATACAATGTGGGTCAAGCCTTTCCGTATACTAGTTATGTAACATAAGTTGGAACACTGGATACAACCATTACCTGCACAATCTGGTGAACGACTGAGGTACGGATCAAACATGCATAACCAATACCCTGGAAGCTCTATTTTCAGCTAGACTTAAGGTATAAGACATTTCCATCAGTTACACCGAGAGAGGATACCATGAAGTTCGTTTGTATTCTCTGAGTAGTGAATGAAAAAAAGCACCATGATGGCGTCGTTGCCAATGCAGAACATGTCGCCACCGGTAAGTACACAGTCAAGGCCACGATGCTATATTGACTTACTAAGATGTTCTAAAGATCTTCCGCGATCAGTCGAGTCACAATGAAGAGATCCTTAGACTTGTCAATGTATTTGTTCATCGCGAAAAGGAGTCTGCGTTACGCCAAAAACAATTAGAGTCTCGTGTGAGCGCAGAAAGCGCACGGCTGCAGAACGAACGGCATCAATTCACCCAGCTGCAAGAAAAGCTTGCCAAGGCAGAGTCGTTCAAAGGTTTACTTGAAGCTCAATTATCGAAGTTGtccgaagaagtcgagatACTTCAGCAGGAGCTGATCATGGAACGAGCAAAGTCCCAAGAGCTCGAGTCCCGTGTCTCAATTTTATTCCATGTTAACGATATGCTTGTGAGGAAATCAATAGAAACTGAGTCTTCCGGAACATCTTTCGGTCAGAAACctctcgatttcttcccGCTACATCTGGAGAACCTTCGGTACCAGGAGACAATCAAAGATCTTGGTACGGTGGCTAAAATCAAGGACGAAGTCATGATGCCTCTAGCAGCATCAATTCCAACCGGTTTCCGATCAAGCTCTCCACTCGTTGAGAGCGAGAACAGCTGGGACTCGGTTGTTCCAACTGGTATTTCCATTGATACTAGCCTAGTACCTCAGCTGCCTGTACAGAGTGATAGTCAGCCCCTCGAGCGGTGTGATGGTTTTTTGACCAGCGATGTATAATAAGAGCTAGAACATAATGTCACTGTATTTCGTTCATGTTTTTTACATTTAGTTCATCATTCCTTAACAGTAATTACAAAGTACCCATACCATAGTATGGTTGAGTTATATTCAGTAAGGCTGGTCGAACTATACCGTGGTACGACCGTACGGATCTTTTGGTATGCGATTCACTACAGTAACAATGCCGAGAGCGCAATAAATTCGCTGTAAGTGCTGCCCTCCTTCACACTTATTCTTCGAGAGTTCAGGGTCGCGCCTTACTGTTGACTAGCATCCATATACCTGCCTGTCAGTGGCTCGCTGACCGGGAGTCTTTTAAAGGGTATGAATTCTATCGCGCAGTTGAAACCTTTCCACATCTAACATTCCCATCTTCAGTATCTCGAGTCCTCTCCTCCGCTTAGTCTTGAATGAGATATGGATTCTTATACATGCCACGCCCTCTATCCtattgaggaggagattaCCCCGCAAGACCACCAGATACTGCAGAACGGGGGCACTTCCTCAAACATAGAGCGCCTCCAATCGCGCCTCCAGCAGTCAAAGCTCCCTCCACGAAGCTTGAAGAAACGAGTTGAAGACCTGGCGTACGAAAACAGCTACCTAAAAGCCGAGCTTGCCTGGCATACAGAAACCAAGCATGCTCTGCTTCAATTTCGGGAAGAAATGTACACCATGTTCCACAGAATGGAAGACGCTCTGGTGGAGCTTAAGAACTGTCTTCGGAATGCTGAATCTCGTTATCTCAGCTTTTGGGGCCTTGACGTTTGCGATAGTAATAGCAACGACATGatttaaaataataatgTCTAACCTTGTGCTTAGATGACTATATACGCGGGGGTGGATAATCTGTTCATTGGATATACGCACACTGTTGGCGAGAGAATAGTATTCCTTATGGCATATCACTATGTGTCATGCTACATATCTCGATCTGATTGACTCCATCTTTCAGTAATTACAGAAATGTAACTCAGAGAAAGTGTTTACACCACTTGATTATAAACTGAATCTTAGCATTATATGTCATACAACTAGCCTAAAGATGATATATCTTAACTAGCTGGATCACTATCTAGATGCAGCTCTCCAGAAACTCTAGAATAGAAGCATTTGCGTTGTACGTACCACAATTCGACGTAATCTCCCATACACAAGGCCGCCCAGTTTCGGTCAATGCAGTTCTGAATGCACCTACTCCTCACTCATAGGTATCTCTACCGTATGCCAGAACAGAATTAGAGATAAAAGTTTACTGTAATTTCCTACTGAGTATCGTTCAGTTGCTTGTTCTACGACCAAAACGCTACAGTTGCGTTATGGTACAATAATGGCCAGATCTGTATAATAGGGCTTCATACACTATAGATTATTATACTGCTGTCTCTTTGTTCTAATCTCTCTGGAAAGGAGGTCGGGGATAGCTAATGTTCTCTTGCAAATACGCGTATCCAGTGGTTTCTGTACAATCCGTAAATATGGCCAAATCGCCACTTGTCCTTAGCCCAGATATTCCAAGCCAAGAACCAAAATTACCTGGATACATGTAATATTACATGTCGGTACAGGATATGGTACTATTCAGGAACTCGTTGTTCCATTATATTCTAAATCCAGCCACTTGTTTTCACGTTAGGATTGCTGAAACAATCAAAGGGTGTAAGTGGTAACACGGGTATCCGTATAGCCTGTAACGTTTTTTAGACCATTTATCACTTGGAAGTGCTGGATTAGAATATACTATTTCCAATTATGCCAAGAATTGGAAAATAGAGATACGTACGTGAATTCTTTGGCGGTCCGAAtctccaccccagcagcTATCCTGCAAAACGGAAACCAGACCGAGGATCTTACGTGTGTAAGGTTTCGAAACGATGGAATGAACAGTGATGTACGAATGGATTTGTTTTGGCACACCATAGGTGGCAGTTTACGTAGGATTAGATTACTCCGTTATCTATACCGAATATGATACGCTTTCTCGTGTTTATTGTCAGTAATACAgcctttatatatatattacgTCGTACTCGTATATAACGGTCTTTGGTTATACTGAGGTGGCACTATAAATCATCTGTATTGTATTAGGACAGGGATTTCTGATCGGTATAATTATATCATTAATACATAACAGGTTACGTCGTAGAGTTACTTATCCGTTCTATAATACAGTTACAATACAGGGTATAGAACGGGATAAACGCACAAAGAGGCGTATCTCCTAGGTAGCAGTATGTGcacgaaagaaaaaacctCGTAAAGAACCAATAATGCTATGTCCACTATCAGTAAAGGCAAACAATTTTAAGTCGAAATTAACTACTATGATGAGATGCAGATATTTGGGCTTAATATTAGCTTTGAGAAACATCtcggatatatatattgagcaAATACCCTGAGCAACTCCAAACAcactgctttctttttccttctcagtcGTATACAGCTATACTAGTTACTTACAAGATAAACAACCTCTCGCTAGACCAACAGAATGCGTCTGCAAGCTTTTATTCTCGTACTCCTTGGGCTCGGAAAAAGCTATGCGGCGCATTTTTCGAAAACATGCAGCTCTTTCGAGCTTGAGGGATCCATGCTATTTGCCAAATGCCAGGAAAGCCCCGACAAGGAACGCCATACCACAGTTGATTTAAACAAGTGTCTCGGCCATAAAGATGGCACTCTCGTCAGAGGGTACGTGTCGCACTCTATGATTTACCTTCCCACGGAAGCTCATACATTACAGCGAGAACGCTATTGGGAATCTTGAGTGTGGCTTCTGTATGTTAGCAGGGACCCAAATACAATGCATGTGCTATAGAGGAAAAGGAGTGATTGCCCCGTCTTCTCCCCTGAACCTTGGTATGTATGCGATGTGTCAGCTGCTCAAGGACCTACTAATTGTAATAGATGATGTCCTGTCCAATCAAGGCGGAACCCTAGCTTGTGATGGACAGGCCTAGGGAACATTGTGATAAAAGCAGTAATTAGACGAAAGCTGCCAATTGAATGGCCATATTGCCGCAGCAATAAGCATCCATCTATGAACCCTGTCATTTGGACTGCAACTGGGCTGCTTTACTTACATACTCTATCCGTATGTGAATCAACTTCAATCTTCTGTTTTCCAATTAATATAAAGCTTTACTTTATATGTAGATTTGAATAAGAAGATTCAACTAATGCTTTAGCGGATATTATATGAACCTTTGTAAAGTCGATCCTTGCTTTAAAGACCTTTGAGCAGACGGGAGGGGCACGTGGAAGCAACTATGTATCTTTTCGACTTTAAGGCCTGCGAGATTCCCAGACACTAGTTTCATCTCTTATACGCTTCCCTGATGAAATTGTACCTCTAAACTGAAAAGGTTGGGTCAAGATCTCTAAAGCTGTGTTCATACCCCAAGGCAGCATCATCTTTAGGGCAGCGACAACATATAACGACAGATAAATACAGTTCCTTGGTTATAAGTAGAGAGTATGGGACAAAGTTTTCCTCACAGAATATTAACGGATGGCAAAAGAATGGATTTGGAAAGAAACGCTGATGCTCTAACATAATTCATGATAGGGAGTGTCTAACATCTTATACATCAAATGCTTCATAGTTAATCCAGGAATCAAACTGCTCCATATCGCCTTGAGATGCTGACGCATAAGCTTCACTAGGTTGTAGATACTCTGTTAACGGTGGTTCCATATTAAGTTGGGAAGCAGTTATAGGGTGATGAATAGTCGATGGAGGTATTGATGGTAGCCCTAGAGGATCATAGCAGCTATCTGCTTGAGATTGCTGCGGCACACCATGGAACAGGACGGGGCTTTGTAAGTGTTCAGAAACCTCATATGATGGCTTTTCCGATGAACCTAGAAACTGATAATCACCCCTTCTGCCAGTACTAGAGCCTGGCGTACAACCTGGACATAGCGATGAAATGAGGTCTGAGTATGACTTCACTGATGTCTCGTGTAAGGAAGGTGGCCCAAAATGCATACTGCCCAGCATTTCAGCCTCATTGATGGCACATTCATAGCATGCTGTGTCAACATCATTTTCGCATGTACAGGTGTGTGGGCATCCCACTTGCAAAGGAGGGGCGAAAGGATTTGGAGCAAGGCTGTCAAGAACTGTTCGTGAGGGGTCTGTGTAATCGCTATTCTTGCCGCTCCTACGTTCTGGAGTGGAAGCTCGCATTATAAAGGAATACTGTGATTCAGCAGAACCGGGACTGATCGTGCTGCCCAGTATTTTGTTCTGACCTCCCCTGATATCAACCCTTCGTAATGACCACCTAGGATCCACCTCCATACAATTCTTTCTATCGATACTAGCCAATTGTTCAAATCTGCTTCGAATCTCTTGGgattccatcctccagctctgccCAAATGCTATAGATAATATAGCTTGATTGCTCTGCGCTAGCCATTCCTTAGCTCGCTCATTATAAGCTTGTCgatagagaaaaaaagaattcatAGGCTTTGTAACTTTGCCATCTCTTTTGGCGACTTCATAGCGACGGACCTCTATGGGCCGGTGTACCCAATTATTCATATCTTTGATAGGGATATGCGCCAGGTGCTTAGTTAATTGGCTGAAGGGAGCTGTTAAACggattttgtttctttctctcgtACAATACGCCTTCATCGAcctgctttccttttctggaGTTGGTGGAAGCGTTGTAGCCCGAGCCATCTGGCTATCTTGGGTGTCCATATGCGCTGTAGGTCTCATCGGGTTAAAATGCTAAACCTAGGTAATGGAACATCTGTGCTTCCGGAGCTTTGGgtaagaatagaaaatggTAGCGAAGGGAAACAAGAGAGACTTAAACCTGGAGATTTTGATATATAAATGTCTACATGTTAGTTAATGTTAATAAAATACAACAGTAGAGGAGGGTTATACTATTAAAATGCAGGGATAATAGATCAGTATTTCTCTCTTGAAGTTATGGTATTACTCACAGTATATTACATAATGGAAATACAACAGCGGTAACTTGTTCTGTATTGTGGCTGCCTGATAATGGTGCGCCATATGGGTTGCCCAGGCCGGGAATGTTAGAGTGTGTTTGATGGTACT is a window from the Aspergillus oryzae RIB40 DNA, chromosome 6 genome containing:
- a CDS encoding CVNH domain-containing protein (predicted protein); amino-acid sequence: MRLQAFILVLLGLGKSYAAHFSKTCSSFELEGSMLFAKCQESPDKERHTTVDLNKCLGHKDGTLVRGGKGVIAPSSPLNLANCSNLLRISWDSILQLCPNAIDNIA
- a CDS encoding uncharacterized protein (predicted protein), whose amino-acid sequence is MDSYTCHALYPIEEEITPQDHQILQNGGTSSNIERLQSRLQQSKLPPRSLKKRVEDLAYENSYLKAELAWHTETKHALLQFREEMYTMFHRMEDALVELKNCLRNAESRYLSFWGLDVCDNDYIRGGG
- a CDS encoding uncharacterized protein (predicted protein), which produces MMASLPMQNMSPPIFRDQSSHNEEILRLVNVFVHREKESALRQKQLESRVSAESARLQNERHQFTQLQEKLAKAESFKGLLEAQLSKLSEEVEILQQELIMERAKSQELESRVSILFHVNDMLVRKSIETESSGTSFGQKPLDFFPLHLENLRYQETIKDLGTVAKIKDEVMMPLAASIPTGFRSSSPLVESENSWDSVVPTGISIDTSLVPQLPVQSDSQPLERCDGFLTSDV
- a CDS encoding uncharacterized protein (predicted protein), producing MLLPFNMYDFPPLTYNATDSGIGDEQPNYSRLMCQDMFNDQNISVTAIDDIDGTGGTSQTAHPPSRDAAELGQGDRYGLQVTGSTTYDHDSSLAGLIHPESTEVNAFAGIVDELLDLPDKVENLSKWMNDLGNTFQREKEWMNNLMSGIDDACKRFRYLIFGLSQPRGRNRLGNGHDKEQENEG